Proteins encoded in a region of the bacterium genome:
- a CDS encoding BamA/TamA family outer membrane protein: MPHLRFPRFRAARIRLLVLCCCCVLPAIGRDAGAHAADTTDWGGFRGWELTTFRLEGAPPALSGDLERGLALSGQWKLLQGRKRPPFAARTLAEDLARIRLFLAARGYPAAGPVPEAVAVSREKRQLGLVIHVNPGDPVRVGALTYAGWPDGVAVPDTTGAAILAVGDIVTDEDLATGQLGLRTYLRNRGFAKVAVRHDLRPLGRGRAGVDYTIAAGDRYRIARVAVEGCSDDLVGLAHRVIDIAPGTEYAERRLADAAMDLRLTQLFRRVELETTETAPGELLLTAHLENGRMRSWDAAIGTWSDNPWMIKSDWVDRNRFGGGVGYLLRGELATHESRFGAGLFWLGWLSPRARTQLSLDRIVEDEDAYESFEYRLALVQSFRPRGRDILNLGTAVSENRIKEKVADSTDTPEAQGRLWEFWIDRKWDRTDDPIAPSRGGWLKVSLTTSEPWLVSEVPYSAAQVDAARYLGVGRGLVFSPRVRAGIARSMKSDRDVIANRRYHAGGYNSHRGYRRRALGPRDDAGNPRGGEVVLLLSGELRFPLPWLFEGAVYVDGGNVWAEVGDVDLGTFPVAAGVALSLRSPIGPLRVGFARNIADQVAGEPRELWHFGIGYPW, from the coding sequence ATGCCGCACCTTCGCTTTCCCCGCTTCCGCGCGGCGCGGATCCGACTGCTGGTCCTGTGCTGCTGCTGCGTCCTGCCCGCCATCGGGCGGGACGCCGGCGCGCATGCGGCCGACACCACCGACTGGGGCGGGTTCCGGGGCTGGGAACTGACGACGTTCCGCCTCGAGGGGGCGCCGCCGGCCCTGAGCGGCGATCTCGAACGCGGCCTCGCCCTCAGCGGCCAGTGGAAACTGCTGCAGGGCCGCAAACGCCCTCCGTTCGCCGCCCGCACCCTGGCCGAGGATCTGGCCCGCATCCGGCTCTTCCTGGCCGCCCGGGGCTACCCCGCGGCGGGACCGGTGCCGGAGGCGGTCGCCGTTTCGCGCGAGAAGCGGCAGCTGGGGCTCGTGATCCACGTCAACCCGGGCGACCCGGTGCGCGTCGGGGCCCTGACCTACGCGGGCTGGCCGGACGGCGTCGCCGTGCCCGACACCACTGGTGCCGCGATCCTGGCCGTGGGGGACATCGTCACCGACGAGGACCTGGCCACCGGTCAGCTCGGCCTGCGCACCTACCTGCGCAACCGGGGCTTCGCCAAGGTGGCGGTGCGGCACGATCTGCGGCCGCTCGGCCGCGGGCGCGCGGGCGTCGACTACACCATCGCGGCGGGTGATCGCTACCGCATCGCGCGGGTCGCGGTGGAGGGGTGCAGCGACGATCTGGTCGGCCTGGCCCACCGCGTGATCGACATCGCGCCGGGCACGGAGTACGCCGAGCGGCGGCTGGCCGACGCGGCCATGGATCTGCGCCTGACCCAGCTCTTCCGGCGGGTGGAACTGGAGACGACCGAGACGGCGCCCGGCGAGCTGCTGCTGACGGCCCACCTGGAGAACGGCCGCATGCGCAGCTGGGACGCGGCGATCGGCACGTGGTCGGACAACCCCTGGATGATCAAGTCGGACTGGGTCGACCGCAACCGCTTCGGCGGCGGCGTCGGCTACCTGCTGCGAGGCGAGCTCGCCACCCATGAAAGCCGTTTCGGCGCCGGCCTGTTCTGGCTCGGCTGGCTCTCGCCCCGCGCCCGCACGCAGCTTTCCCTCGACCGCATCGTGGAGGACGAGGACGCCTACGAGTCGTTCGAGTACCGGCTCGCCCTGGTGCAGAGCTTCCGCCCGCGGGGGCGCGACATTCTCAACCTCGGCACGGCCGTTTCGGAGAACCGGATCAAGGAGAAGGTCGCCGACAGCACCGACACCCCCGAGGCCCAGGGCCGCCTGTGGGAATTCTGGATCGACCGCAAGTGGGACCGCACCGACGATCCCATCGCCCCGTCGCGCGGCGGCTGGCTCAAGGTCTCGCTCACCACGTCGGAGCCGTGGCTCGTGTCCGAGGTGCCCTACTCGGCGGCGCAGGTCGACGCCGCCCGCTATCTCGGTGTCGGACGCGGACTGGTCTTCTCCCCGCGGGTGCGGGCCGGCATCGCGCGTTCGATGAAGTCGGACCGCGATGTCATCGCCAACCGCCGCTACCACGCCGGCGGCTACAACTCCCATCGGGGCTACCGGCGCCGGGCCCTCGGGCCGCGCGACGATGCGGGCAACCCGCGCGGCGGCGAAGTCGTGCTCCTGCTGAGCGGCGAACTGCGCTTCCCGCTGCCCTGGCTCTTCGAGGGGGCGGTCTACGTCGACGGGGGCAACGTCTGGGCCGAGGTGGGCGACGTGGATCTCGGCACGTTCCCGGTGGCGGCGGGGGTCGCCCTGTCGCTGCGCAGCCCCATCGGGCCGCTCCGCGTCGGGTTCGCCCGCAACATCGCCGACCAGGTCGCCGGAGAACCGCGCGAACTGTGGCACTTCGGGATCGGGTATCCATGGTGA
- a CDS encoding response regulator transcription factor, translating into MSKGHILVVDDEPDIVHSLSLRLRAEGYKVSTAMDGLGATKKAIEEHPDLIILDIGMPAGNGHVVVERLRNITETSDIPVIYLTARTAEDDYHKAREGGVMKYITKPFDAEVLLAAVENQLERVAEYV; encoded by the coding sequence ATGTCTAAGGGACACATTCTCGTCGTGGACGACGAACCCGATATCGTGCACAGCCTGAGTCTGCGGCTGCGGGCCGAGGGCTACAAGGTGTCGACGGCCATGGATGGCCTGGGGGCCACCAAGAAGGCCATCGAGGAGCACCCGGACCTCATCATCCTCGACATCGGCATGCCGGCGGGCAACGGCCACGTGGTGGTCGAACGCCTGCGGAACATCACCGAGACCAGCGACATTCCGGTGATCTACCTGACGGCGCGCACGGCCGAGGACGACTACCACAAGGCGCGCGAGGGGGGCGTGATGAAGTACATCACGAAGCCTTTCGACGCCGAGGTGCTGCTCGCGGCGGTGGAGAACCAGCTCGAACGCGTGGCCGAGTACGTCTGA
- a CDS encoding cysteine desulfurase, translating into MSDSPIYLDYNATTPPDPRVADAMAPFLREPFGNPSSGHAWGRRARAAVEGARARVAALLQADPAGVVFTGGGTEADNHALIGAARLRAPRGGHLVTTAVEHPAITAACRHLADFGVETTYVGVDDQGRVDPAAVAAACRPDTFLVSVMLANNEVGTLQPVAEIAALARARGILSHTDCAQAVGKVPVGLDDLGVDMISLAGHKLYGPKGVGALVLRSGVAVANLMFGAGHEQGRRPGTENVLAIVGLGVACELAADDVASEGHRLANLRDRLATIITAGQPDAVVHAARAPRLPNTLSVGFPARIAGEIMARLPDVAVSAGAACHGDAIHVSHVLQAMGVPRDVAVGTLRLSLGRMTTAAEIEAAGARIVAAAAATPRVGTGDSV; encoded by the coding sequence ATGAGCGACTCGCCGATCTATCTCGACTACAACGCCACCACGCCGCCGGATCCCCGCGTGGCCGACGCCATGGCGCCCTTCCTCAGGGAGCCCTTCGGCAACCCCAGCAGCGGTCACGCCTGGGGCCGGCGCGCCCGCGCGGCCGTCGAAGGCGCGCGCGCCAGGGTCGCGGCCCTGCTGCAGGCCGACCCGGCGGGAGTCGTCTTCACCGGTGGCGGCACCGAAGCGGACAACCACGCGCTGATCGGCGCGGCCCGGTTGCGCGCACCCCGGGGCGGCCACCTGGTCACCACGGCCGTCGAGCATCCCGCCATCACGGCCGCCTGCCGCCACCTGGCCGACTTCGGCGTCGAGACGACATACGTCGGCGTGGACGACCAGGGTCGCGTCGACCCGGCCGCGGTCGCCGCCGCATGCCGCCCCGACACCTTCCTGGTGTCGGTGATGCTGGCCAACAACGAGGTGGGCACCCTGCAGCCCGTGGCCGAGATCGCGGCCCTCGCCCGCGCCCGCGGGATCCTCTCCCACACCGACTGCGCCCAGGCCGTCGGCAAGGTCCCCGTCGGGCTCGACGATCTCGGCGTCGACATGATCTCTCTCGCGGGCCACAAGCTGTACGGGCCGAAAGGGGTCGGGGCGCTCGTGCTGCGTTCCGGGGTCGCGGTGGCGAACCTCATGTTCGGCGCCGGCCACGAGCAGGGCCGTCGCCCCGGCACCGAGAACGTGCTGGCGATCGTGGGGCTGGGGGTCGCCTGCGAGCTCGCCGCCGACGACGTGGCATCGGAAGGACACCGCCTGGCCAACCTGCGCGATCGCCTGGCGACCATCATCACCGCGGGGCAGCCCGACGCCGTGGTCCATGCCGCCCGCGCGCCCCGTCTGCCGAACACGCTCAGCGTCGGCTTTCCCGCCCGCATCGCCGGCGAGATCATGGCGCGGCTGCCCGACGTGGCGGTGTCGGCCGGGGCGGCGTGCCACGGGGACGCGATCCATGTCTCCCACGTGCTCCAGGCCATGGGCGTGCCGCGCGACGTGGCGGTGGGGACGCTGCGCCTCTCCCTCGGCCGCATGACGACGGCCGCGGAAATCGAGGCCGCCGGGGCGCGGATCGTCGCCGCCGCGGCGGCCACTCCCCGGGTCGGGACGGGGGATTCCGTCTAG
- a CDS encoding PilZ domain-containing protein encodes MSMLFESLNAMIQAGEEALHESCGLSVLGYGVSLLQQGSLTFPSHAELQIRNGPLQRVHMGMDAALRDHVMAVGAGADGGTDESFAATYLRLLLGKLDARNPRGEVTGLDGGPTTLISRGRRSFGLRLETEVGQLFLLTEAPSRLELELARGGDYLTAMESSYLPAGWESRDRIDSHLAMENFLLFVRKVEVDVALETGGDRDTPWHGLLLGPGTLDGEPCLTFVVELGTSQPPTPEVGQELWASVGIRDRSLRFPLVLLGRGYHTLESGADIPVAYFQAPQHALISQQRLAFRIPLENAIRVELRRNDEMASPWNDVDHAAPPLFVGEMADLSFSGARLVADEQPGLEAVELNSCVSCHIHFPDRDAPLVLLSAVRRSTARLVDRNTRRFEVGLEFLISQDADRGALDAIREYVLAEQRARLAKRIHVAGV; translated from the coding sequence ATGTCCATGCTCTTCGAGTCCCTCAACGCGATGATCCAGGCGGGCGAGGAAGCCCTGCACGAGAGCTGCGGGCTGTCGGTGCTGGGCTACGGCGTGTCCCTGCTCCAGCAGGGCAGCCTCACCTTCCCGTCCCACGCGGAACTGCAGATCCGCAACGGGCCGTTGCAGCGGGTGCACATGGGCATGGACGCGGCCCTGCGGGACCACGTGATGGCCGTGGGGGCGGGCGCGGATGGCGGCACCGACGAGAGTTTCGCCGCGACCTATCTGCGGTTGCTGCTCGGCAAGCTCGATGCCCGCAATCCCCGCGGCGAGGTGACCGGCCTGGATGGCGGCCCCACGACGCTGATCTCCCGCGGCCGCCGCAGCTTCGGGCTCCGGCTGGAGACCGAGGTCGGGCAGTTGTTCCTGCTCACGGAGGCGCCGTCGCGCCTGGAGCTCGAGCTTGCGCGGGGCGGCGACTACCTGACGGCCATGGAGTCGAGCTACCTGCCCGCAGGGTGGGAGTCGCGCGACCGCATCGATTCCCATCTGGCCATGGAGAACTTCCTCCTCTTCGTGCGCAAGGTCGAAGTCGACGTGGCGCTGGAGACGGGCGGGGACCGGGACACGCCCTGGCACGGCCTGCTCCTCGGGCCGGGAACCCTCGATGGCGAACCGTGCCTGACCTTCGTGGTCGAACTGGGCACGTCCCAGCCGCCGACTCCCGAAGTGGGCCAGGAGCTGTGGGCTTCGGTGGGCATCCGCGACCGCTCGTTGCGCTTCCCCCTGGTGCTGCTCGGGCGCGGATACCACACCCTGGAGTCCGGCGCCGACATTCCGGTGGCGTATTTCCAGGCGCCGCAGCACGCGCTCATCTCGCAGCAGCGGCTCGCCTTCCGGATTCCGCTGGAGAATGCGATCCGGGTCGAACTGCGTCGCAACGACGAGATGGCGTCGCCCTGGAACGATGTCGATCACGCCGCGCCGCCCCTCTTCGTCGGCGAGATGGCCGACCTCAGTTTCAGCGGCGCCCGCCTGGTCGCCGACGAGCAACCCGGGCTCGAGGCCGTCGAGCTGAACAGCTGCGTGAGCTGCCACATCCACTTCCCCGACCGCGATGCGCCCCTGGTGCTTCTGTCGGCGGTGCGGCGCTCGACGGCCCGCCTCGTCGACCGCAACACGCGGCGGTTCGAGGTCGGGCTCGAGTTCCTGATCTCCCAGGACGCCGACCGCGGGGCCCTGGACGCGATCCGGGAGTACGTCCTCGCCGAGCAGAGGGCCCGCCTGGCCAAACGCATCCACGTGGCCGGCGTCTGA
- a CDS encoding Rrf2 family transcriptional regulator: MFSLTIEYAMRAVLALAAGDGSPMTTKSIAAMMKVPQSYLSKVLQSLVRGRLVYSTRGLNGGFVLARDPAEICMLDIMNAVSPIQRIESCPLDLEAHSSALCPLHRRLDQAMAHVQEAFAGTTLAELLSEENPCPTMQKQLQVLAPLEDLS, encoded by the coding sequence GTGTTCTCTCTGACCATCGAATACGCCATGCGCGCGGTCCTCGCCCTGGCCGCCGGCGACGGCTCGCCGATGACCACCAAGTCCATCGCCGCGATGATGAAGGTGCCGCAGAGCTACCTCTCGAAGGTGCTGCAGTCGCTGGTGCGGGGCCGGCTCGTCTACTCGACCCGCGGCCTGAACGGCGGCTTCGTGCTGGCCCGGGATCCGGCCGAGATCTGCATGCTCGACATCATGAACGCGGTCAGCCCCATCCAGCGCATCGAATCGTGTCCCCTCGATCTCGAAGCCCACAGCTCGGCCCTGTGTCCGCTGCACCGCCGCCTCGATCAGGCCATGGCCCATGTGCAGGAGGCGTTCGCCGGGACCACGCTCGCCGAGCTGCTCTCCGAAGAGAACCCCTGCCCGACCATGCAGAAGCAGCTGCAGGTGCTGGCTCCGCTCGAGGATCTCTCCTAG
- a CDS encoding glycogen debranching enzyme: MSPSPHFDGRLGARPVPGGVRFALDAAPGGGARLLLFPDADAALPDRVIELDPQRDRHGRVWSVVVPDAGPGQCYNWVLTPPGAVARPVQALLDPRGLGVAGWNRYDRQALRKLPDNTPVALRSVVLDPDAYDWGDDAPPRTVGREFIYEVHAAAFTADPSSGLAPDLRGTYAGLAARADHLVELGVTAVELLPVAAYDPLDAPAGRRNYWGYSPLSWFAPHPLYARDPDPARVLDEFRDMVRALHAAGLKVYVDVVYNHTAEAGADGPELSWRGCDEDGYYLRDAATGRYRDYTGCGNTISANHPVGRRLILDSLRWWVRHLHVDGFRFDLGATHVRDVDGAPLARPPLIGAMEADPVLADTRLIAEPWDTGGLHLVGDFPGDRFAVWNGPFRDAARRFLKGDAGVIEELMARIVGSPDLLGRPGATAADTINFVTCHDGFTLHDLVSYERKHNEANGEANRDGSDANLSWNGGVEGPSDDPELMALRERRVRNFLVLLFLSHGVPMLCGGDEWGQTRRGNNNPWCQDNDLNWHDWSLARTNAGLVAFTRRLARLANHHPVLARRRFWSATGPGHTGDIAWHGREPGRPDWSPTSRHLAWEIVEPTGGAHLLVAMNSEPGPTTFHLPAPPAGKRWLRLVDTADAAAGGWCEPACPEPAAAAVAVATHGVMVWLAQS; encoded by the coding sequence TTGTCCCCCAGCCCCCATTTCGACGGCCGACTCGGCGCGCGGCCCGTACCCGGCGGCGTCCGCTTCGCCCTCGACGCGGCCCCCGGGGGCGGCGCCCGCCTGCTCCTGTTTCCCGACGCCGACGCCGCGCTCCCCGACCGGGTGATCGAGCTCGATCCGCAGCGCGACCGCCACGGCCGCGTCTGGAGCGTCGTGGTGCCCGACGCCGGCCCGGGTCAGTGCTACAACTGGGTGCTGACCCCGCCCGGTGCCGTCGCGCGGCCCGTGCAGGCTCTCCTGGACCCCCGCGGACTGGGTGTCGCCGGCTGGAACCGCTACGACCGGCAGGCCCTGCGCAAGCTGCCGGACAACACCCCGGTCGCCCTGCGCAGCGTGGTCCTCGATCCCGACGCCTACGACTGGGGCGACGACGCCCCCCCGCGGACCGTCGGCCGTGAGTTCATCTACGAGGTGCACGCCGCGGCCTTCACCGCCGATCCCTCGAGCGGGCTGGCGCCCGACCTGCGCGGCACCTACGCCGGCCTGGCCGCGCGGGCCGACCACCTGGTCGAGTTGGGCGTCACGGCCGTCGAGCTGCTGCCGGTCGCCGCCTACGACCCGCTCGACGCCCCCGCGGGCCGCCGCAACTACTGGGGCTACAGCCCGCTGTCGTGGTTCGCGCCGCATCCCCTCTACGCCCGCGATCCGGACCCCGCCCGCGTGCTCGACGAGTTCCGCGACATGGTGCGCGCCCTGCACGCCGCGGGCCTGAAGGTCTACGTCGACGTCGTCTACAACCACACCGCCGAGGCGGGCGCCGACGGCCCCGAACTCAGTTGGCGGGGCTGCGACGAGGACGGCTACTACCTGCGCGACGCCGCGACCGGCCGCTACCGCGACTACACCGGCTGCGGCAACACGATCAGCGCGAACCACCCGGTCGGACGGCGGCTCATCCTCGACTCGCTGCGTTGGTGGGTGCGCCACCTGCACGTCGACGGTTTCCGCTTCGACCTCGGCGCGACCCACGTGCGCGACGTGGACGGCGCGCCGCTCGCCCGGCCGCCCCTCATCGGAGCCATGGAGGCCGATCCCGTCCTCGCCGACACGCGCCTGATCGCCGAGCCCTGGGACACCGGCGGCCTGCACCTGGTGGGCGACTTCCCCGGCGACCGCTTCGCCGTGTGGAACGGCCCGTTCCGCGACGCGGCGCGGCGCTTCCTGAAGGGCGACGCCGGCGTCATCGAGGAACTCATGGCCCGCATCGTCGGCAGCCCCGACCTGCTCGGCCGCCCCGGCGCCACCGCCGCGGACACCATCAACTTCGTGACCTGCCACGACGGCTTCACCCTGCACGACCTCGTGTCCTACGAGCGGAAGCACAACGAGGCCAACGGCGAAGCCAACCGCGACGGCTCCGACGCCAACCTCAGCTGGAACGGCGGCGTCGAGGGCCCGAGCGACGATCCGGAACTGATGGCCCTGCGCGAGCGTCGGGTGCGCAACTTCCTCGTGCTGCTCTTCCTTTCCCACGGCGTGCCCATGCTCTGCGGCGGCGACGAGTGGGGGCAGACCAGACGGGGCAACAACAACCCCTGGTGCCAGGACAACGACCTCAACTGGCACGACTGGAGCCTCGCCCGCACCAACGCCGGACTCGTCGCCTTCACCCGCCGCCTCGCCCGGCTCGCCAACCACCATCCGGTCCTGGCGCGCCGCCGGTTCTGGTCCGCCACCGGTCCCGGCCACACCGGCGACATCGCCTGGCACGGCCGCGAGCCGGGCCGGCCCGACTGGTCGCCCACCTCGCGTCATCTGGCCTGGGAGATCGTCGAGCCCACCGGTGGCGCCCACCTGCTGGTGGCCATGAACTCCGAGCCCGGACCCACGACCTTCCACCTGCCCGCGCCTCCGGCCGGGAAGCGCTGGCTGCGGCTGGTCGACACGGCCGACGCGGCGGCCGGCGGCTGGTGCGAACCGGCCTGCCCCGAACCGGCCGCGGCCGCGGTGGCGGTCGCCACGCACGGGGTCATGGTCTGGCTTGCGCAGAGCTAA
- a CDS encoding translocation/assembly module TamB: MVSRMRQWGGAAGRVLGSRPVRIARRAGHYGLVAIMWTIVAVAVLVGAVLQSGGVRSRLAGAALQMAAPRLPGEVAVGEIAWPELGHLRLTDVVWTGGAAADTLLDLARLELWCDLQALRQEDVRIDSLRVDVRWLDAPASVELLGSLADTSASAAPDTAAATPTFPRPGAIPGVPSLALGDGRFALGRARLTPTEQVRNVVLRTEVEAGAGHEGRLRVRHLGGTFRSALLDSVTGEAWEIVLGHLGVGLSLSDAGGDEGLVAARLDSLNVQFDHVGAVGAPSPESGAGGLRTRRPLQLHNTGRLERTAAGLAGHLVSDFVLPGPADVAVLLPAGFPAEEFGRLHGRLRVDADVARPLIAVDVDLDLGATDWLEAGRLVASSRADVEQVMAGDRRSAVVQLDTLALAWQGASIAAAGRFVADTLDFDLVAGLEGTRLAEILAPRAAARVDSGTVSLRVGLAAAGTLFDPTVSLQGEGRFRTDEASLPALRLAARGTRDGGRLELHLPEGLAWGETRLDSLDVGLDVARSAGDSLRADFAVGVWSGALRAQTAGSAHVDSLGLAPVRTLSLDSLVVADGDHRIRLREPVRVVHGPQPGDLDVSTLALTGEPGLVELTARARSDTLALTALVDLDLPEALLQRLAPAEFWSADGGRDVTVDASLAVSGTRRSPELAGDAQVRLVPHRDEPNLGADLTFSLAAGDSAGVVADMAIVSADTAGLAARLVVPGRLDPQTGRWLMDPDRPTRLDVPEQQLGLSRLNRLLPDDVSLSGLFTVAATAVVGVANGGDGAGADSLATEQAPRLTGTVDGRLATPKLEIRLPYRSRLELRTDIALAGPLADPRVSGTIEVPSAFFRIPELPKALHPTEGQPALWALAAADSGAAAADTVAVFVRPEAKGPVLEAKGPAVLPDLDLKVTIPGNFRVHGYGLDVELAGDLQVDRGHDEDGRPQPRIVGDVRAVEGTLQFMNRVFRVERGDIGFHGAVPADPVLDMLLEADVSGTLVRIAVTGTAADPQVTLSSEPEYEEQDIVAVLLFGRPMNELDTDQRGGVRQEGDAGQQLRQNMAALAMVFGTAGLQNSVSETFGVDMVEVGSGSEGDSTLMVGKFIAPNLILKYNHSLEKSGTYFLTMEYALTRIFKLVSTYGQGEEDSGLELRWSKRY, encoded by the coding sequence ATGGTGAGCCGGATGCGGCAGTGGGGCGGCGCCGCGGGGCGCGTGCTGGGCTCGCGGCCGGTGCGGATCGCCCGGCGGGCGGGGCATTACGGCCTGGTCGCGATCATGTGGACGATCGTGGCCGTGGCGGTGCTCGTCGGGGCCGTCCTGCAGAGCGGCGGGGTGCGCTCGCGACTGGCCGGCGCGGCGCTGCAGATGGCGGCGCCCCGACTGCCCGGCGAGGTCGCGGTGGGGGAGATCGCCTGGCCCGAGCTGGGGCATCTGCGCCTGACGGACGTCGTCTGGACGGGGGGCGCGGCCGCCGACACCCTGCTCGACCTCGCCCGGCTCGAGCTCTGGTGCGACCTGCAGGCCCTCAGACAGGAGGACGTGCGGATCGATTCGCTGCGGGTGGACGTCCGGTGGCTCGATGCACCGGCCTCGGTGGAGCTCCTCGGATCGCTCGCCGACACGAGCGCGAGCGCGGCCCCCGATACGGCCGCGGCGACGCCCACCTTCCCGCGGCCGGGGGCCATCCCGGGCGTGCCCTCGCTGGCCCTCGGCGACGGGCGATTCGCCCTCGGCCGGGCGCGGCTCACGCCCACCGAGCAGGTGCGGAACGTCGTGCTGCGGACCGAGGTCGAGGCGGGCGCGGGACACGAGGGGCGCCTCCGCGTGCGGCACCTGGGCGGCACCTTCCGCAGCGCCCTGCTCGACAGCGTCACCGGGGAAGCCTGGGAGATCGTGCTCGGCCACCTGGGCGTGGGGCTCTCGCTGTCGGACGCGGGTGGCGACGAGGGCCTCGTTGCCGCGCGGCTCGACAGCCTGAACGTGCAATTCGACCACGTCGGCGCGGTGGGCGCGCCGTCGCCGGAGAGCGGTGCGGGAGGCTTGCGGACCCGGCGCCCGCTGCAGCTGCACAACACCGGCCGCCTCGAGCGGACCGCGGCCGGACTGGCCGGGCACCTGGTCAGCGACTTCGTGCTGCCCGGGCCGGCCGACGTGGCCGTGCTCCTGCCCGCCGGGTTCCCCGCCGAGGAGTTCGGCCGCCTGCACGGGCGGCTGCGCGTCGATGCCGACGTGGCCCGACCCCTGATCGCCGTGGATGTCGATCTCGATCTCGGGGCGACCGATTGGCTCGAGGCGGGTCGGCTCGTGGCATCCAGCCGGGCCGACGTGGAGCAGGTCATGGCCGGCGACCGCCGTTCGGCGGTCGTGCAGCTGGACACCCTCGCCCTGGCCTGGCAGGGGGCCAGCATCGCGGCGGCGGGCCGCTTCGTCGCCGACACCCTGGACTTCGATCTCGTGGCCGGTCTCGAGGGGACCCGCCTGGCGGAGATCCTGGCGCCCCGCGCGGCGGCCCGGGTCGATTCCGGGACCGTCTCCCTGCGGGTGGGGCTCGCGGCCGCCGGCACGCTGTTCGATCCGACGGTGTCGTTGCAGGGCGAAGGGCGGTTCCGCACTGACGAGGCGAGTCTGCCCGCCCTGCGGCTGGCGGCCCGGGGCACGCGGGATGGCGGCCGGCTCGAACTGCATCTGCCCGAAGGGCTGGCCTGGGGCGAGACCCGCCTCGACAGCCTGGACGTCGGCCTGGACGTGGCCCGCAGCGCCGGCGATTCCCTGCGGGCCGACTTCGCCGTCGGCGTCTGGTCGGGGGCCCTGCGCGCCCAGACCGCCGGCTCGGCCCATGTCGATTCGCTGGGTCTCGCGCCGGTGCGGACCCTCAGCCTGGACAGCCTCGTCGTGGCCGACGGCGACCACCGCATCCGGCTGCGGGAGCCCGTGCGCGTCGTGCACGGACCGCAGCCGGGCGACCTGGACGTGTCCACCCTGGCGCTCACGGGCGAACCGGGTCTGGTGGAACTGACGGCGCGCGCCCGGAGCGACACCCTGGCCCTGACCGCCCTGGTCGATCTGGATCTGCCCGAGGCGCTCCTGCAGCGCCTGGCCCCGGCGGAGTTCTGGTCGGCGGACGGCGGCCGCGACGTGACCGTGGACGCGTCGCTCGCCGTGTCGGGAACGCGCCGGTCGCCCGAACTCGCGGGCGACGCCCAGGTGCGCCTGGTGCCCCACCGGGACGAGCCCAACCTGGGGGCCGACCTGACGTTCTCCCTGGCTGCGGGCGACTCGGCCGGCGTCGTGGCCGACATGGCGATCGTCTCGGCCGACACCGCCGGACTGGCGGCGCGGCTGGTCGTGCCCGGGCGGCTCGACCCGCAGACCGGGCGCTGGCTCATGGACCCCGATCGCCCCACCCGGCTCGACGTGCCCGAGCAGCAGCTCGGCCTGTCCCGGTTGAACCGGCTGCTGCCCGACGATGTGTCCCTGTCCGGCCTGTTCACGGTGGCCGCCACGGCCGTGGTCGGCGTCGCGAACGGCGGCGATGGGGCCGGGGCGGACTCGCTGGCGACGGAACAGGCCCCCCGGTTGACGGGGACCGTGGACGGTCGCCTCGCCACGCCGAAGCTCGAGATCCGGCTGCCGTACCGATCGCGGCTGGAGCTCCGCACGGACATCGCGCTTGCGGGGCCGCTGGCCGACCCGCGCGTGAGCGGGACGATCGAAGTGCCGTCGGCGTTCTTCCGCATTCCGGAGCTCCCGAAGGCGCTGCATCCGACCGAGGGGCAGCCGGCGCTGTGGGCGCTGGCGGCGGCCGACTCGGGAGCGGCGGCGGCGGACACGGTCGCGGTCTTCGTGCGGCCCGAGGCGAAGGGACCCGTGCTGGAAGCCAAGGGACCGGCCGTGCTGCCTGACCTCGACCTGAAGGTGACCATTCCGGGCAACTTCCGCGTCCACGGCTACGGGCTGGACGTCGAGCTCGCGGGTGACCTGCAGGTCGACCGCGGTCACGACGAGGACGGCCGTCCCCAGCCCCGGATCGTCGGCGACGTGCGGGCCGTCGAAGGCACCCTGCAGTTCATGAACCGGGTCTTCCGCGTCGAGCGGGGGGACATCGGTTTCCACGGCGCGGTGCCCGCCGATCCGGTGCTCGACATGTTGCTCGAGGCCGACGTCTCGGGCACCCTCGTGCGGATCGCGGTGACCGGGACGGCGGCGGATCCCCAGGTGACGCTGAGCTCCGAGCCCGAGTACGAGGAGCAGGACATCGTGGCGGTGCTGCTCTTCGGTCGGCCCATGAACGAGCTCGACACCGACCAGCGCGGCGGCGTGCGCCAGGAGGGCGACGCCGGCCAGCAGCTGCGACAGAACATGGCGGCCCTGGCCATGGTCTTCGGCACCGCGGGACTGCAGAACTCGGTCTCGGAGACCTTCGGCGTGGACATGGTCGAGGTCGGTTCGGGATCCGAGGGCGACAGCACCCTCATGGTCGGCAAGTTCATCGCGCCGAACCTGATCCTCAAGTACAACCACAGTCTCGAGAAGAGCGGCACCTACTTCCTGACCATGGAGTACGCCCTGACGCGGATCTTCAAGCTGGTCTCGACCTACGGGCAGGGTGAGGAGGACTCGGGACTGGAACTGCGCTGGAGCAAGCGCTACTAG